A region from the Phaenicophaeus curvirostris isolate KB17595 chromosome 3, BPBGC_Pcur_1.0, whole genome shotgun sequence genome encodes:
- the LOC138719089 gene encoding desmoglein-4-like, whose amino-acid sequence MDWLPHRTALFLFLLLVFLDFSTGFHVEVKEWDENGMARWKTFRRQKREWIKFAAACREGEDNSKRNPIARIRSDCEENNPITYSISGVGIDSPPYGIFVVNPKTGEINITSIVDREMTPVFVIRCFAKHSVTGADLETPLELRVRVLDINDNPPVFAQTVFTGSIEESSMDNTLVMKIIATDADEPNHLNSKIAFKIESQDPSGPPMFIMNKYTGELHLANYLDREQHSSYTLVVKASDRDGAADGISSLCSCNIKVIDVNDNFPTLAQSSFSASISENSLSSDLLRIQALDADEEFTDNWLAEFFFISGNEDNSFEIVTDRATNQGILRVIKELNYEHLQSHSLMIGVRNVAPFHHSVVNDYKLSGTPLTIEVTNLIEPPRFHPATAVFSVSESTRANYVLGTYTAIDEDTGITASNVVYSIGRDPGAWFRINQNTGEITLSKVVDWESVYVTNGQYKAEVLAITRGVPRYTATGTIVLSIRDINDNCPTINTELRKVCMHSPSVIITAKNAGGDSYGLPFTFSIHGEPQTTWIIRSINASSAELVNQNIDFYMYRIYVSVRDSQGRRCLKPHIIPVQACQCDSRNYCTSGATRIIIIGGGGGSSGGAGGGSSAGGGGGSTGGGGVGGGGGVGGGGQQGGGVTDQEGGGGEYRPGGETNSNTDWQYYTGSYSEGYEEYTAATEDAYNGNGYYGREAETATTLSGSAIGLMFLGGLIFVLIPILMSMSDCCGCGPGAAGGVGAGFEPVPECTEGAIHPWGIEGAQPEDRDVSHILAPTTAAGGDFGEPSDIYTNTYGGGGVVASGVEETTGVGYGTGTGYGTAGGISGTGEAKGSIGGTIKEYREGGVNMAFLDNYFSEKAFVYADEDEGRPANDCLLIYDHEGVGTPVGSVGCCSFIGEDTDETYLDTLGPKFKTLAEICLGKEIEPFPDVNPPWPGINVTFPSPESDLNLPPPGTTIIVNGSAPIPPPVGTTTVVTENTYTSGSTIQPPRPMPDPLLHGNMTVTETYTSGSPSLTVDPLRGSNVVVTERVVGPASASDLRGMLDIPDLTEGSNVIVTERVIAPNSRLPASLSIPDLVDGSNVVVTERVIRPASGMPGSLINIPSELSNAHNVVVTERVVSGSGMSSLGGTSLGGTNLGGLSSTGQMLSADCHLGQAMGTASPGTSRRRVTKYSTVQYTSQ is encoded by the exons ATGGATTGGCTCCCTCACCGAACGgctctttttctgttccttttattG GTATTCTTGGATTTCAGCACAGGATTTCATGTAGAG GTAAAAGAATGGGATGAAAATGGAATGGCAAGATGGAAAAccttcagaagacaaaaacGTGAATGGATCAAATTTGCTGCAGCTTGTAGAGAAGGAGAAGATAATTCTAAAAGGAATCCAATTGCCAGA ATCCGATCAGATTGCGAAGAAAACAATCCAATCACATACAGCATCTCTGGAGTTGGAATTGATAGTCCTCCCTATGGAATATTTGTTGTTAACCCCAAAACGGGAGAAATTAATATAACATCGATAGTGGATAGGGAAATGACCCCAGTATTTGTT ATACGTTGCTTTGCTAAACACTCAGTGACGGGTGCAGATCTGGAAACACCTCTTGAACTTCGAGTCAGAGTTCTGGATATAAATGATAACCCTCCTGTATTTGCACAAACTGTATTTACAGGATCTATTGAAGAAAGCAGTATGGACA acaCACTGGTGATGAAAATAATTGCAACAGATGCAGATGAACCTAATCACTTGAATTCTAAAATTGCCTTCAAGATAGAAAGTCAGGACCCTTCAGGTCCACCCATGTTCATTATGAATAAATATACTGGAGAACTTCATCTTGCAAATTATCTTGACAGAGAG CAACATAGTAGCTACACTCTTGTTGTGAAGGCATCAGACCGGGATGGAGCTGCAGATGGAATATCATCCCTTTGTAGCTGTAACATTAAAGTTATTGATGTCAATGACAACTTCCCAACTCTTGCTCAAAGTTCT TTTTCagcaagtatttcagaaaattcaCTCAGTTCAGATCTGCTACGAATACAAGCTCTGGATGCTGATGAAGAGTTTACAGACAATTGGTTAGCAGagtttttctttatatctgGTAATGAAGATAACTCCTTTGAAATTGTTACAGATAGAGCCACGAATCAAGGAATCCTTAGAGTAATTAAG GAATTGAATTATGAACACCTCCAAAGTCACTCACTAATGATTGGCGTCAGGAACGTAGCTCCCTTCCACCACTCTGTTGTGAATGACTACAAATTGTCTGGAACACCCCTCACTATAGAAGTAACAAATCTGATTGAACCACCAAGATTTCATCCAGCtacagctgtgttttctgtatcagAAAGCACAAGGGCGAATTATGTTCTAGGAACATACACAGCCATCGATGAGGACACTGGCATCACTGCATCAAACGTTGT ATATAGTATAGGACGTGATCCAGGTGCCTGGTTCAGAATCAATCAAAACACTGGCGAAATCACACTGAGCAAAGTTGTTGACTGGGAATCAGTCTATGTAACCAATGGGCAGTACAAAGCAGAGGTTCTGGCCATCACCAGAG GGGTTCCTCGATATACTGCTACTGGCACCATTGTGCTTTCAATAAGAGACATCAATGACAATTGCCCAACTATAAATACTGAATTAAGGAAAGTATGTATGCATTCTCCATCAGTGATTATCACAGCAAAGAATGCAGGTGGTGATTCATATGGTCTCCCCTTTACATTCAGCATACATGGCGAACCTCAGACTACATGGATTATCAGATCAATAAATG CTTCCTCTGCAGAATTAGTGAATCAGAACATTGACTTTTACATGTATAGGATCTATGTCAGCGTAAGAGATAGCCAAGGCCGACGCTGCCTTAAACCACATATAATTCCTGTGCAAGCTTGCCAGTGTGATAGTCGTAATTACTGCACCAGTGGGGCCACAAGAATAATTATcattggtggtggtggtggcagcagtggtggtgctggtggtggcagCAGTGCAGGTGGTGGTGGCGGCAGtactggtggtggtggtgttggtggtggtggtggtgttggtGGTGGAGGCCAGCAAGGTGGAGGAGTAACAGATCaagaaggtggtggtggtgaataTAGACCTGGAGGAGAAACCAATAGCAACACAGATTGGCAGTATTACACTGGTTCATACAGCGAAGGTTATGAAGAATATACTGCAGCCACTGAAGATGCTTACAATGGAAATGGATATTATGGCAGAGAAGCCGAAACTGCCACCACACTTAGTGGTTCTGCCATTGGCCTGATGTTTCTTGGTGGATTAATATTTGTTC TGATTCCAATTTTGATGTCAATGAGTGACTGTTGCGGCTGTGGACCTGGTGCTGCAGGCGGAGTTGGAGCTGGATTTGAACCTGTACCTGAATGCACAGAAGGAGCAATTCATCCATGGGGAATAGAAGGTGCACAGCCTGAAGACAGG GATGTCTCACACATTCTTGCCCCAACAACAGCTGCAGGAGGTGATTTTGGTGAACCCTCtg atatatatacaaacacatatggaggaggaggagtggtaGCCTCTGGTGTTGAAGAAACTACAGGGGTTGGGTATGGCACTGGTACTGGCTATGGAACAGCTGGAGGAATTTCTGGAACAGGGGAAGCAAAAGGATCAATTGGAGGAACAATAAAAGAATATCGAGAAGGAGGGGTGAACATGGCCTTTCTAGACAACTATTTCTCTGAG AAAGCATTTGTGTATGCAGATGAAGACGAAGGTCGGCCAGCAAACGACTGCCTACTAATATATGATCATGAAGGAGTTGGTACTCCCGTTGGTTCTGTGGGCTGCTGCAGCTTTATTGGAGAAGATACAGATGAGACGTATTTGGATACCTTAGGACCAAAATTTAAGACTCTGGCAGAGATCTGTCTGGGCAAAGAGATTGAACCGTTCCCTGATGTCAACCCACCCTGGCCAGGCATTAATGTCACCTTTCCCAGCCCTGAAAGTGATCTAAACCTCCCACCACCTGGAACAACCATCATTGTCAATGGATCTGCACCTATTCCTCCCCCAGTCGGCACTACAACGGTTGTTACTGAAAATACCTACACGTCTGGGTCAACCATACAGCCCCCAAGGCCAATGCCAGATCCTTTGCTCCATGGCAACATGACAGTGACTGAGACCTACACCTCTGGCTCCCCCTCTCTTACTGTTGACCCTCTGCGTGGATCCAACGTCGTTGTAACAGAAAGGGTTGTTGGTCCTGCATCTGCCTCTGATTTGCGTGGCATGCTAGATATCCCTGATCTCACAGAAGGGTCCAATGTTATTGTCACAGAAAGAGTTATCGCGCCTAACTCCCGGCTCCCAGCCTCTCTGAGCATTCCTGATTTGGTAGATGGATCAAATGTGGTGgtgacagaaagggtcatcaggcctGCCTCTGGCATGCCAGGCAGCTTAATAAATATTCCCTCAGAGTTATCAAATGCCCACAACGTGGTGGTCACCGAGAGGGTAGTGTCAGGGTCTGGCATGAGCAGCCTGGGGGGCACAAGCCTGGGAGGGACAAATCTGGGAGGCCTGAGCAGCACAGGTCAGATGCTCAGTGCTGACTGCCATCTCGGCCAGGCAATGGGCACAGCATCCCCTGGCACCTCCcggagaagagtgacaaagtaCAGCACCGTGCAGTACACCAGTCAATAA